From one Leguminivora glycinivorella isolate SPB_JAAS2020 chromosome 5, LegGlyc_1.1, whole genome shotgun sequence genomic stretch:
- the LOC125226466 gene encoding uncharacterized protein LOC125226466 — MPRSNGQVERYNLTILEALRTKGADTDNNKWDTYVTNIQQGINSTINKATTAVPSEVFFGYRLQTDSDNLVDEIEQAVDVTALRKKVDENIKKAAEKQKQLFDAKRKEARVYAIGELVVIKIPSQSNDGQSTKLLPIYKGPFQVVEVLGHDRYKVADMRGAERTTRRYEGVTCAENMKPWVRVTDAQAD; from the coding sequence ATGCCGCGTTCGAACGGCCAGGTTGAACGGTACAATCTTACAATTTTGGAAGCGTTGCGTACTAAAGGAGCCGATACCGATAACAATAAATGGGACACCTATGTCACCAATATACAGCAAGGCATCAATTCCACAATTAATAAAGCCACCACTGCTGTCCCCAGCGAAGTATTTTTTGGCTATCGATTGCAAACTGATTCCGATAACCTTGTTGACGAGATTGAGCAAGCAGTAGATGTAACAGCCTTAAGAAAGAAAGTTGATGAAAACATTAAGAAAGCTGCagagaaacaaaaacaattatttgaCGCCAAAAGAAAGGAAGCCCGAGTATACGCTATAGGAGAGCTAGTTGTTATTAAGATACCAAGTCAAAGCAATGATGGCCAGAGCACAAAATTACTGCCTATTTACAAGGGACCGTTCCAAGTTGTAGAGGTACTAGGTCATGACCGGTACAAAGTAGCAGACATGCGAGGCGCTGAGAGGACCACAAGACGATACGAGGGTGTCACGTGTGCAGAGAATATGAAGCCCTGGGTTCGTGTCACAGACGCACAGGCCGACTAA
- the LOC125226618 gene encoding uncharacterized protein LOC125226618, with product MFERALCFAVLSIVCQATFALADSSTTPITTLPPIVAPTPLSSCQKLNSFTEIYSQDSPGFVNILELCNEEPKDANSTTQGTSVLLKVYNEIKGEQCSFTYKMDQKLIKCVNKELGFDPELTAEGAKSHFGRNGTRALRFEDQECVNAVKVRECVEKIFSEKRVASEMLGCKKAILRGFNITANICKKKAQGRGQRGSGMKYLPSNYLIMGTTIMVVKFTLSFIS from the exons ATGTTTGAACGGGCACTTTGTTTCGCTGTTCTCAGCATAGTTTGCCAAGCCACATTtg CATTGGCTGATTCTAGTACAACACCCATAACTACTCTTCCACCTATAGTAGCACCAACACCTCTTTC ATCATGCCAAAAACTCAACAGTTTTacagaaatctacagtcaagatTCTCCTGGTTTCGTGAATATTTTAGAATTATGTAACGAAGAACCCAAAGACGCGAACTCGACTACACAAGGGACATCTGTGCTGCTGAAAGTGTATAATGAAATAAAGGGAGAACAAT GCTCCTTTACGTATAAAATGGATCAAAAGTTGATTAAATGTGTCAACAAAGAACTTGGATTTGATCCAGAGCTGACAGCAGAAGGAGCAAAATCCCATTTTGGACGCAATGGTACACGCGCCTTGCGATTCGAG gATCAAGAATGCGTAAATGCCGTAAAAGTACGAGAATGCgtggaaaaaatattttcagaaaagcGAGTGGCATCTGAGATGTTAGGATGTAAGAAGGCCATACTTCGTGGATTTAATATAACTGCAAATATATGCAAAAAAAAGGCAcaa GGTCGTGGTCAAAGAGGCAGTGGCATGAAGTATTTACCTTCGAACTATTTGATTATGGGCACTACAATAATGGTGGTTAAATTTACACTTTCATTCATTTCATAA